The Vigna angularis cultivar LongXiaoDou No.4 chromosome 9, ASM1680809v1, whole genome shotgun sequence DNA window ACGAAGCCCCAACCTTTTAGAGCAAGAAAATACTTTATCTCTTGTTGTTCACTGTTTACTTTCTTTCTTGAAATTTGTTGCTGGATTAATGTAACATTCATGGAAAGTTAATCTCATGCCCTCACTTACAttgagtttttgtgattgataGGCTAAGAAAAGAAAGCTGTCTAAGGCTGCTCAAGTTTATGTGTCCAAAGAACCTTCTGTTGCTGTAGACTCACTGCAATTTCAAGCTGACTCCAAAGCAAAAAGTTTACAGGAAACGGCTTTGAAATCAGAAGATACTATGTGCTCAATTAATTTGGAACACAGAGAACTTCTCCGGCCAAGTTCCAATGACTGTAACATGGATGTTCGATTGCCTGAAAGTCAGATGTCTGGAATATCTGGTCAACCTTTGATTTCTCAGAATAAAGGTTTTCCTAACTATGCATTGCTCAAATACTCATAGGACTCATACTTTGTTTGTACTTCAGTTTCTTAAGTCTGAGGTTGTTTATCTTGATGTTCAAGCAAATGTATCGTGAGACAATAATGTCATAAAAAATTGATGTTTGTTGATTAATAAAATGAGACAGGAATTTGGTTAGTGAAGCTGATTTCAAAATTGAATGTAACATTTTTATCTGTTCTGTTATACTCCTTTACTTAAAGTCAGTTCTTATAAGACTGGAAATTGTTGCTACATCGCTGGCCTATAAAGTCTCGCAAGAATCCAACTCGTTGGTGCAGAGAAATTTAAAGATCATCTGTTTCCTCTTAATATCATAATCAATTGTTGCATGCAAGCATTTAACCATAATCTGTCATCATATGTTTTATAAGACTTTTCACTGGGTTTTTGAATTTGTTCAATaccttaataaaataaatcactATTGACGTGCTTATACAATTATTTTGCAGACAAGAAAGGTAACCTTTCGAAAGTTTTAACTGCGTGGAAGGATCAAGACGTCACTAGCATAGACGATGATCTTGGAGATCCTCTATTGTGCAGCCTCTATGCTGCTGATATCTACGACACCATGCGTGTTGCTGAGGTTTGTGCCATAAATATAATGTCATTTGTACGCAGTAGTCATGTCTTTACCATATGATCTTACTTTGTAGTCAACTGTGGTAGTTATGAAAGCAAGCAAATGTCTACCTTTTTCTGCCAACTTTTCCATGTTGAGGATTTAAGTATTGATTTCTTTCTGTACACTCTACATAGGTGGAAAAAACAGGAGCCTTTAGTATTAGAAAATCAGTGTTTCACTCATTGCATTAATGGTTGGCTGATAAGTCGAAATATTCACCTCAACTGCTCTGACAGGGAGTATGTCTTCTAGATTTTGAATTTGCATCAATCTAACTCCATGACTAGGACACTGGATCTTTCTATGAAAACACAATTTAAGTTTACAGAGctaagaataataatgaaattggtTTCTTTTGCTTTCTGATTGAAGAGTTTTCATTTGTcattatcaaattaatactgaTGGCTATTACTGAGCAGCATCCAACTATTATCACAATGGATGCTGATAAGATGCTGAACTGGGTGGTTGGTTTTAGAATAACTTGATCTAAATAAGAAAAAGGTTGTTATAAATTTTGGAATATACATGTTAGGATTCCTAGTCTCTAATTGTCCTATCAAATGAATTGCAGACTTACCATTACCTTTCTGTGATCTGCCTCTATTAGATTATGTTTCCTGTCTTAATTTGTTTGTCTGATATTCTGCTTTCCAGCTTGCAAGAAGGCCTTATCCTAATTTTATGGAGATGGTGCAGCGAGATATCACTCAAAGCATGCGTGGAATACTGGTTGATTGGCTTGTAGAGGTTTGTTTCAATTACTTTTCTAATATAATTTCCAAACGTTTAGTGGTATATGATATGGCACAAACAATTGAGTGTTACAGATAAGATAAAAATGGATTGGTAATATGGAAAAAAATGAGGATCTTTGGTTATAAATAAGAGTTAATGGCATTGAACGTGGAGTTAGGTTACACATTCTAATATGTGGTTGATCATGCCAAAAAATGCTGTAGTTGGACGTAGATGATAAGAAGTTTCACTAGGAAACATTTTTGTGTTGTTCAGAGACCATATTCTATTCtgaactatattttttttgaaggTTTCGGAGGAATACAAATTGGTTACAGACACTCTTTACCTCACTGTGTACCTCATAGATTGGTTCCTCTCCAAAAACTACATTGAAAGACAGAGACTTCAGCTACTTGGTATCACCTGCATGCTAATTGCCTCGTAAGTTCTCAAATTTTGAAACCGTGTCCTCTCAGTATTATTCTTGAACTGAGCATATGTAATTACTTTCATGATACAATGATGtttgaactaaaaaaaaatgatgtttgaacTGGAAAATTTAGTTTGATTGGTCTTGGTGTGTGGTTCCATATTCAATTGATGCTTATTGTTGAGAATAAAATGTGCCGTATCCTTGTTTTTATGTCAATGAATGGTCATTGTTTAAACCTTGATAATTCAGCTTAGGCTGAAAGGTGGAATGCAGAGATTGGAAAATTTGTGTCATTGTAAATTGTAATGCattttgaaatgtttattttgtattatgcTTTCTGTGATTGAAGGAAGTACGAAGAAATTAATGCGCCACGTATTGAAGATTTCTGCTTCATTACAGACAATACATACACCAAAGCTGAGGTATGTCACTTTTCTTCAATAAATGCTTTAAGCACAATAAATAACTGAAAACTGAAGACTACTTGCACTGATGGACAAGAACATAGAACCTCAATCTCAAACATCATATTCTCTGACTTTTCAAACTCATTTTGAAACCTACGGATCCTGTATATGATCATGCAAAAgtaagaaaacaattttttgaaCTCTTTGCAATTGTTGAATAATGTGAATGGACAGGTGCTGAAAATGGAGAGTCAAGTGTTGAAGTCATCTGAATATCAACTGTTTGCTCCCACTATAAAAACATTTCTCAGGTACTTTCTgacatttttttcatcaaatcaTTAATATATCCATATCAAAAAATCatataagaaaaattcaaaCCATTATTGAGAGATCCTTAATGCAATTGCCCTTTTACATTCTTGGTTCTTAGGAGGTTTCTTCGGGCAGCACAAGCTTCATACAAGGTGATAACATTGTTCTTGGGGCAATGCTGCCAAATCATTTGGTTGAGTACTGCTAATTACTAACCACTTACCTACCTGCTGAAAAATTATGCAGGATCCAAACCTTGAATTAGAGTACCTGGCCAATTACCTTGCTGAACTAACACTCATGGACTATGGTTTCTTGAATTTCCTTCCTTCTATCATTGCTGCATCAGCAGTGTTTCTTGCCTTGTGGACACTGGATCAGTCAAACCATCCATGGGTTAGTCCTTTCATTCATAGTTTCACTTACTTACTCTTGAAGCTAGCTAGCATGGAATCACACTCATTCCTTTTATTCATATCTATTGCAGAATCCAACTCTTGAACACTATGCCAGTTACAAAGCATTAGATTTGAAAACCACAGTTCTTGCATTGCAAGACCTGCAGCTGAATACTGATGGTTGCCCTCTAACTGCCATTCGCACAAAATATAGACAAGACAAGGTATAGATAGAAAAAAACACATCTTTCCCaacatttatacaaatataaact harbors:
- the LOC108320479 gene encoding cyclin-A2-4, whose product is MKKESSVTLKTGELSGRVTRARAAAHCSSGKLPPLKERSQQNQKQLSRVNSKRAASDNTCVPRKKRTVLQDVTNVCCENVYTSCVNSNKIQAKKRKLSKAAQVYVSKEPSVAVDSLQFQADSKAKSLQETALKSEDTMCSINLEHRELLRPSSNDCNMDVRLPESQMSGISGQPLISQNKDKKGNLSKVLTAWKDQDVTSIDDDLGDPLLCSLYAADIYDTMRVAELARRPYPNFMEMVQRDITQSMRGILVDWLVEVSEEYKLVTDTLYLTVYLIDWFLSKNYIERQRLQLLGITCMLIASKYEEINAPRIEDFCFITDNTYTKAEVLKMESQVLKSSEYQLFAPTIKTFLRRFLRAAQASYKDPNLELEYLANYLAELTLMDYGFLNFLPSIIAASAVFLALWTLDQSNHPWNPTLEHYASYKALDLKTTVLALQDLQLNTDGCPLTAIRTKYRQDKFKCVAALSSPKLLETLF